Proteins co-encoded in one Setaria viridis chromosome 9, Setaria_viridis_v4.0, whole genome shotgun sequence genomic window:
- the LOC117840550 gene encoding uncharacterized protein → MASLLLRRHAAHRSAAAAAASTRLLRAFSALPAVDPSASPAATSTQAAPTSARASVLNLQLAVRAETDPARIHSLVASALSSHDFPRLHTSRQLFSLAASRLTRLRRPDLAASLLHNLLASAPPSPGLLARALSLFPGPDDALRAFSSSPPAARSDISLSALLSALLRAGRLDDLKSTFASAESSLGVAPDRASHNVLLHALVKNSELAAAQKLLDEMANKKLKHRPAPDIISYNTVLAGYSAQDDDEGFNNLLKEINARKLEPNVVTYNCRIQWFAKKGETVKGEELLDVMESKEVAPNYLTYNALVQGYCKEGNVGLAMRVFKRMKVMKRREGRSDLGVSAHSQTYVVLFRSLVEKEKLDDALWICKSCFAMKAAPPFEAVKGLVEGLVKAGRSAEARDVVAKMDLLVKGDAKLAWGKVVGELSLEEGAPSSNP, encoded by the coding sequence ATGgcgtccctcctcctccgccgccacgccgcgcaccgaagcgccgccgccgccgccgcctcaacCCGCCTACTCCGCGCCTTCTCCGCGCTCCCCGCCGTTGATCCCTCGGCGTCCCCCGCCGCAACCTCTACCCAGGCCGCGCCCACCTCCGCCCGCGCCTCcgtgctcaacctccagctcgCCGTCCGCGCCGAGACCGACCCGGCACGTATCCACTCCCTCGTCGCCTCCGCGCTCTCCAGCCACGACTTCCCGCGCCTCCACACCTCGCGCCAGCTCTTCTCCCTGGCCGCCTCCCGCCTgacccgcctccgccgccccgaccTCGCCGCCTCGCTCCTCCACAACCTcctcgcctccgcgccgccctcgccgggCCTCCTGGCCCGCGCGCTCTCCCTCTTCCCTGGCCCCGACGACGCGCTCCGGGCCTTCTCCTCctcaccccccgccgcccgatCCGATATCTCGCTCTCGGCGCTCCTGTCCGcgctcctccgcgccggccgcctcgatGACCTCAAGTCCACCTTCGCCTCCGCGGAGTCCTCGCTCGGGGTCGCACCCGACCGCGCCTCCCACAATGTGCTCCTCCACGCCCTGGTCAAGAACTCTGAGCTCGCTGCTGCCCAGAAGCTGCTCGACGAAATGGCCAACAAGAAGTTGAAGCACCGCCCGGCCCCAGACATCATCTCCTACAACACTGTCCTCGCCGGGTACTCCGCGCAGGACGATGATGAGGGATTTAATAATCTTTTGAAGGAGATCAATGCTAGGAAGCTGGAGCCAAATGTTGTCACCTACAACTGCAGGATACAGTGGTTCGCCAAGAAAGGCGAGACAGTCAAGGGGGAGGAGCTGCTTGATGTGATGGAGTCAAAGGAGGTAGCACCGAATTATCTTACCTACAATGCTCTCGTGCAGGGGTATTGCAAGGAGGGGAATGTCGGGCTAGCGATGCGGGTGTTCAAGAGGATGAAGGTCATGAAGAGGCGCGAGGGGAGGAGTGACTTGGGTGTGTCTGCGCATTCACAGACATATGTGGTGCTGTTTAGGAGCTTGGTGGAGAAAGAGAAGCTTGATGATGCATTGTGGATCTGTAAGAGCTGCTTTGCGATGAAGGCAGCACCACCATTTGAGGCTGTTAAGGGTTTGGTTGAGGGGTTGGTGAAGGCTGGGAGGTCTGCGGAGGCTAGGGATGTTGTTGCCAAGATGGATTTACTTGTGAAAGGTGATGCTAAGCTTGCTTGGGGGAAGGTTGTTGGTGAATTGTCTCTTGAAGAAGGAGCACCAAGTTCAAATCCATGA
- the LOC117838324 gene encoding pre-mRNA-processing protein 40C, with amino-acid sequence MATPASVVSDVAEPQAEESPQVEAAATAEQEGPKSEAAAAAESAGASNPPAVAAAAPGDASSSPSPAPAPTTACDSVVVPPPASPATPAAPGPARPQFAGSPAYMAPPGPSPSPAFSYNVLPRAPPAQQVGSGAASVQPGSSPAPMAAPMPAAALQPPAPGQYFGNRPSFSYNVVSHANARLPTGQQFQPGTGTNHAGQASRFIPPGSLQPPAPGPLARPGIPGAIAPTPGSIQLPFSVRRPSNIPFGASAQQGNLDINTSKSDAPSVPEVNPHTMQLPTGPPSNSPSTIASASGSSSIPIQMPSNLSLPPRPEVFGTARPSVPGQPSPIFSNPTSLPGRPIVPSAAPLPQTAPSIANPGAILQNSQPTFYPSYPGHGIVPPQPLWGHLHPPQPTGFQQPPFQSYPGPVGSLGKPMVGASAATTAFANVQPSGDPTAGEDRKEQMSTNPGSEQPTHASAGPDSTGHGGQVNEQLEDKRSTIVQGSDAWSAHKTETGVVYYYNALTGESTYQKPPGYKGEPEKVATQPVPVSWDKVAGTDWSIVTTSDGKKYYYDNKQKVSSWQLPPEVAELLKNVESDSLKEGSTSLQDAATIDNKGVISIDASTPAIQTGGRDSLPLRQTVAPASPSALDLIKKKLQDAGASSAPSPLATSSSAASELNGSKPADAALKGQQVSNNCEKSKDNNGDANMSDSSSDSDDEEHGPSKEDCIRQFKEMLKERGVAPFSKWEKELPKIVFDPRFKAIPSHSTRRAIFDHYVRTRAEEERKEKKAAQKAAVEAYKELLEEASKDINEKTEYQEFKRKWGADPRFEALDRKEREALFSEKVKAIQEKVKSMRKAVVADFKSMLRESKDVTSTSRWTKVKENFRSDPRYKATKHEERETIFNEYIAELKSAEQEAEQAAKAKVDEQAKLKERERETRKRKEREEQEMERVKMKVRRKEAVSSYQALLVEMIKDPKVSWTESKPKLEKDPQGRALNPDLGQSDAEKLFRDHVKDLYERCVRDFRALLSEVITPEVAARTSDEGRTAVNSWSEAKCLLRSDPRYNKLASKDRESIWRRYADDLTRKLKQSDTKEKEKEKEKSDTDGKQRRSSDPPRRR; translated from the exons ATGGCGACGCCGGCGTCGGTCGTCTCCGACGTGGCCGAGCCACAAGCCGAAGAATCCCCTCAGGTTGAGGCAGCCGCCACGGCGGAACAGGAAGGGCCCAAGTCAgaagcggccgccgcggcggaatCGGCAGGGGCATCCAATCCgcccgccgtcgcggcggcagCCCCTGGagacgcctcctcctctccctctcccgctcccgctcctacCACCGCTTGCGATTCTGTGGTGGTGCCTCCTCCGGCTTCTCCAGCTACGCCCGCAGCACCAGGGCCGGCGCGGCCGCAATTTGCAGGCTCCCCGGCCTACATGGCGCCCCCTGGGCCGTCTCCGTCGCCAGCCTTTTCTTATAATGTACTGCCGAGGGCGCCACCAGCCCAGCAAGTTGGCAGCGGTGCAGCTTCAGTACAGCCAGGCTCTTCTCCG GCACCCATGGCTGCTCCTATGCCTGCAGCAGCTCTTCAGCCACCAGCTCCAGGGCAATATTTTGGGAACAGGCCTTCTTTCTCATATAACGTAGTCTCACATGCTAATGCTAGATTGCCTACTGGTCAGCAGTTTCAACCTGGCACT GGAACAAATCATGCTGGTCAAGCTTCTAGATTTATTCCACCAGGTTCCTTGCAGCCTCCTGCCCCTGGGCCATTAGCTCGGCCAGGTATCCCAGGGGCTATTGCACCTACTCCTGGATCTATTCAGTTGCCATTTTCAGTGCGAAGGCCATCCAATATTCCTTTTGGTGCTAGTGCGCAACAG GGCAACTTGGACATTAATACTTCGAAATCAGATGCCCCAAGTGTGCCAGAGGTTAACCCCCATACTATGCAGTTGCCTACTGGCCCGCCATCAAATTCCCCTTCAACAATTGCAAGTGCTTCTGGAAGTTCTTCAATCCCTATTCAGATGCCATCAAATCTGTCATTGCCACCTCGGCCTGAGGTATTTGGAACTGCTAGACCATCTGTACCTGGACAACCTTCTCCAATCTTCTCTAATCCAACAAGCCTCCCTGGGAGGCCTATTGTTCCATCTGCTGCTCCTTTGCCCCAAACAGCACCATCAATTGCAAACCCAGGTGCTATTCTGCAGAATTCTCAACCAACATTTTACCCATCCTATCCAGGGCATGGTATTGTCCCACCTCAACCATTATGGGGACACCTCCATCCTCCACAGCCTACTGGGTTTCAGCAGCCTCCCTTCCAGTCTTATCCTGGTCCTGTAGGGTCTCTTGGCAAGCCAATGGTTGGGGCTTCTGCTGCGACTACGGCCTTTGCAAATGTCCAACCATCTGGTGACCCAACTGCTGGTGAGGATCGGAAAGAACAGATGTCAACAAATCCAGGATCTGAACAGCCCACTCATGCTTCAGCTGGGCCAGATTCTACAG GACATGGAGGTCAAGTCAATGAACAGCTGGAGGACAAAAGAAGTACTATTGTTCAGGGTTCGGATGCATGGTCTGCTCACAAAACTGAAACTGGTGTTGTATACTATTACAATGCCCTGACTGGAGAATCGACTTATCAGAAACCACCTGGTTATAAGGGGGAG CCTGAGAAGGTTGCAACACAACCAGTTCCAGTTTCTTG GGACAAAGTGGCTGGTACTGACTGGAGCATAGTAACTACAAGCGATGGAAAGAAATATTATTATGATAACAAGCAAAAG GTTAGCAGCTGGCAACTTCCGCCAGAGGTGGCTGAACTCCTCAAGAATGTGGAATCTGACTCCTTAAAAGAAGGTTCAACTTCACTGCAGGATGCTGCTACTATAGATAATAAGGGAGTAATAAGCATTGATGCAAGTACTCCTGCCATACAGACAGGTGGCCGTGATTCGTTGCCACTTCGGCAAACAGTTGCCCCTGCATCGCCATCTGCATTGGATTTAATAAAGAAGAAATTGCAGGATGCTGGTGCTTCCAGTGCGCCTTCACCTCTCGCTACATCTTCATCTGCTGCTTCTGAATTGAATGGATCCAAACCAGCTGATGCTGCACTTAAGGGGCAGCAAGTGTCGAATAATTGTGAGAAATCAAAAGATAACAATGGCGATGCGAATATGTCTGATTCCTCTTCAGATTCAGATGATGAGGAACATGGCCCAAGTAAAGAGGACTGCATTCGTCAGTTTAAG GAGATGCTAAAGGAACGAGGAGTTGCACCATTTTCGAAATGGGAGAAGGAACTTCCAAAAATAGTGTTTGATCCACGCTTTAAG GCTATTCCTAGTCACTCAACAAGGCGGGCTATATTTGACCACTATGTTCGCACACGTGCTGAAGAGGAACGGAAAGAGAAAAAAGCTGCACAGAAGGCTGCAGTAGAGGCATATAAAGAATTACTGGAAGAAGCATCCAAG GACATCAATGAGAAAACAGAGTATCAGGAATTCAAAAGAAAATGGGGTGCTGATCCTAGGTTTGAAGCCTTGGATCGAAAGGAAAGGGAGGCTCTTTTTAGTGAGAA GGTAAAGGCTATTCAAGAAAAAGTCAAGTCAATGCGCAAAGCTGTCGTTGCCGACTTCAAATCAATGCTTCGAGAAAGTAAAGATGTAACTTCAACTAGCCGATGGACAAAA GTGAAAGAAAATTTCCGGAGTGATCCAAGGTACAAAGCCACGAAGCACGAAGAGAGGGAGACTATATTTAACGAGTACATAGCGGAACTAAAATCTGCTGAACAGGAAGCTGAACAAGCTGCCAAGGCCAAAGTGGATGAGCAA GCCAAGTTAAAGGAGAGGGAACGTGAAACAcgcaaaaggaaagaaagggagGAACAGGAAATGGAGAGAGTAAAAATGAAGGTTCGAAGAAAAGAGGCTGTGTCATCATACCAAGCTTTGCTTGTTGAAATGATTAAGGATCCCAAG GTATCATGGACAGAATCCAAACCAAAACTTGAAAAGGATCCGCAAGGCCGTGCTCTAAATCCTGACTTGGGCCAAAGTGATGCAGAAAAGTTATTCCGTGACCATGTCAAGGACCTATATGAG CGCTGTGTACGTGATTTCCGGGCACTTCTATCTGAGGTTATCACTCCAGAGGTAGCAGCACGGACATCAGACGAGGGGAGGACTGCGGTCAACTCTTGGAGTGAAGCAAAATGTCTTCTAAGATCTGATCCAAGGTACAACAAACTGGCGAGTAAAGATAGAGAGTCTATTTGGCGGCGCTATGCTGATGACTTGACGAGGAAACTCAAACAATCAGACacgaaggagaaggagaaggagaaggagaaatcGGATACAGATGGCAAGCAACGTAGGTCCTCTGATCCACCTAGGCGGAGGTAG